The nucleotide window ACCAACATTTTCGCCGCCACGTCAATAAAGTTtgtttggtgcaataaagaatatttacttacttacttacttaaagtaATAGTGACAACAACGCCAAGCTACAAATTGCACGGTGTATAAAACAACCCGTATAACATATCAAGTCTTGGCGTGTGGGAACCGAAatgtactgactttatatcaagtcaatggcAGCGAAAACGTCAAGAACGCGAATAGAAATATCCCAAATTTGAGAAAAAAGTTCAAATATAATGCCGCATATACAGGTTGGCCCCAAAAAAACCAGGATTTTTTAATGTGCATTTTAATTATCAACAAATTTTAACAAAGCTTTACGTTTATGTATCAAAGGcaaaggagaatattttgaatataaaatgttttgtttcagttaattcaattaattatttatttaaaaaaaaaatattttagttaaatgattgtagttttatttttaatgacattttgtaaaagacgtAAGTACATCAGCAGCTGTAAGTATGAATGGGACGACCATTTTGGAATTTCCATTGACTAACCATGAtttggtgtattcccatttgtccccggcccacgtgaccgccgccatacatgaggcgAGGAATGATTGACGATGGGAATAATTAATATGAAGCGGCTATTTTCATCTGTGCCCGGCGGGAACAAATGGGGTTCATGATTaggtttatttaaatacaacaaaacttTATCTAAAACAAATCTTCAAGTGGCAATAGCGTTAACAGCAAAAGCACCCTTACGTCGACCGAACTTAGAACCCACTTTTCTGTGCTTATATTTTGTGTGTAACCGATTATGCTGTACTAAATGTCGCTTTTGCGTGAAAGCTTTTTCACACAACTGGCATTTGAAGGGTCTGATTCCAGAATGAATTTTCTTGTGACGTTCTAAACTGATGCGCCTTAAGAACTGCTTATTGCACATATCGCATGGATATGGTTTGATTTTCGAATGACCTTGGGCATGATACTGCAAACTGGCCAGTTGGGAGAACCTTTTACTGCACGTGTTGCATTTGTACGGTTTCTCCCCCGTGTGTACACGTAAATGGACTCTAACATCTCTTTTATGTGCAAAtgctttttgacaaatgtcacaaatatagTCTTTTGACACTGGTTTATCATCTGTATGAATTTTCATATGACGGTTGACTGTTGAACGGTTGCAGAACTCCTTCTGACAGTATAGACAGATGAATTGCTGTTGTTTCTTGGCTTGCTCGAGTCGTAGCTTCTCCTCTTGGAGTTTGAGGGCTAGGTCTTTGAACTCTGGATGTCTTTGGCGGTGCGCGGTCATGTAGCGTTTTTGGGAGAACTGTTTGGTGCAGATTTCGCAGGTGTATGTTTTTGGAGAGTCTGGTGGTCTTAGGTTTGAATCTGttgagaaaaaagttaaaaatttcACTTCATAATCTTTAAACTCTAGCAGTCCACCACAAAAAAATAGGCAGTCATATTTAAATCAAAGGACGTTGTGGCCAGTCACCGACAGGGAACCAGTAAAAGCCGATACAGGCGAACTGCAACCtaactgcaatttgtatgggaactgcacggcaactgcaacgtcggcgtgcagttcagATACAAGTTGCAGTCAGGTTGCAGTCTGTCCGTACCGGCCCTAATTCGACACTTCAATTTTTATCCAAGAAACTAAAGGTAGGAAGGAAGGTAGGTAGGAAGTTCTTAATGTGGCAACACTGTTCAGTAGCAGCACACACTGGTGCCACTACGTTATTAGAAattacaattagcctcatgcatgaagtttatatttgaacgaaatatgttttattcggatgtttgttaccgttatatcatgttacaaatgcatttccgtttttaaattaccatttaattgcttaaaattataaataaaaagttaaaaaatttgcccgcgaaaagctagtgagcgaaacgctcgaaacgccacgtgacgtcacgcgttcgacagattagtgtcattagtaaaaaacgtcagttgggccgcccaacgtgtgacgtcatcacgctctgtcgaattcgcgccaaaaattatgagcgtttcaaccgctcaaaaattttcaacattttaaatattttttaataaaataatgttaaggtttacaaaagtatttttatcatttccggtgtatcaacgatataa belongs to Cydia strobilella chromosome 27, ilCydStro3.1, whole genome shotgun sequence and includes:
- the LOC134753656 gene encoding gastrula zinc finger protein XlCGF7.1-like — translated: MEEYVPVSHEPLDVCTVFIKEEQDEDLETVETLDQYDIKIERDYFVDNGDGEPTSLDSNLRPPDSPKTYTCEICTKQFSQKRYMTAHRQRHPEFKDLALKLQEEKLRLEQAKKQQQFICLYCQKEFCNRSTVNRHMKIHTDDKPVSKDYICDICQKAFAHKRDVRVHLRVHTGEKPYKCNTCSKRFSQLASLQYHAQGHSKIKPYPCDMCNKQFLRRISLERHKKIHSGIRPFKCQLCEKAFTQKRHLVQHNRLHTKYKHRKVGSKFGRRKGAFAVNAIAT